From Plasmodium cynomolgi strain B DNA, scaffold: 0301, whole genome shotgun sequence, a single genomic window includes:
- a CDS encoding CYIR protein (putative;~vir-type antigen): protein FESDAGPLDIADSSVSLGTTHEELDSNFFRNILLAAAVLGTLFFLFYCKRSSLLKSSSRRRKLKKKTKANYCEEYEKELATCDSGNIDLYSEGHQYYLNYHPDQSYLNYRPDESYLNYDSDQSYLNYHPDQSYLNYHPDQDYNY from the exons TTTGAAAGCGATGCAGGACCTCTTGATATTGCTGATTCGTCTGTTTCTTTAGGAACTACACATGAAGAGCTAgactcaaatttttttcgcaacatATTATTGGCTGCTGCAGTACTTGGAAcacttttcttccttttctactGCAAAAGA TCATCTCTTTTAAAGTCTAGTtcacgaagaagaaaactaaaaaaaaaaacgaaggcTAATTATTGCGAAGAGTATGAAAAGGAGTTAGCAACGTGTGATTCAGGAAATATAGATTTATATTCTGAAGGCCATcaatattatttgaattacCATCCCGATCAATCATATTTGAATTACCGCCCCGATGAATCATATTTGAACTACGATTCAGATCAGTCATATTTGAATTACCACCCGGATCAATCATATTTGAATTACCATCCCGATCAAGACTATAACTAC